The Aureitalea marina genome includes a window with the following:
- the rsmG gene encoding 16S rRNA (guanine(527)-N(7))-methyltransferase RsmG, which translates to MDRIQHYFPDLTINQTGQFSLMRELYEDWNSKINVVSRKDVDELYLRHVLHSLGIAKVQPFLPGTEVMDVGTGGGFPGIPLAVLFPQTQFHLVDSIGKKIKVVEEVVKGLQLENVRFTHGRAEDVNKEYDFIVSRAVARMDAFHRWVKGKVKAESRHQLSNGILYLKGGDLVEELAPFPNARIYPLSAYFQEEFFETKSVVHLPVK; encoded by the coding sequence ATGGATCGAATTCAACATTATTTTCCGGATCTTACCATAAACCAAACGGGTCAGTTCTCGCTGATGCGTGAACTCTACGAGGACTGGAACAGTAAAATCAATGTGGTCTCCAGGAAGGATGTAGACGAACTTTATTTACGGCATGTCTTACATTCCCTGGGGATTGCCAAAGTGCAACCATTTCTACCTGGAACAGAGGTCATGGATGTTGGAACGGGAGGAGGATTCCCAGGTATTCCCCTGGCAGTTTTATTTCCTCAGACCCAATTTCACCTGGTGGACAGTATCGGGAAGAAGATCAAGGTGGTAGAGGAGGTTGTCAAGGGATTGCAGTTGGAAAATGTTCGTTTTACCCATGGTCGTGCGGAAGATGTGAACAAGGAGTATGACTTCATAGTCAGTCGTGCCGTCGCCCGAATGGATGCATTCCATCGATGGGTTAAAGGCAAAGTGAAAGCAGAAAGTCGTCATCAGTTAAGCAATGGGATCCTCTATCTAAAAGGTGGAGATCTGGTCGAAGAACTCGCGCCCTTTCCCAATGCCCGGATCTATCCGTTGTCCGCCTATTTTCAGGAGGAATTCTTCGAGACCAAGTCCGTCGTTCATCTTCCCGTGAAATAA
- a CDS encoding fatty acid desaturase family protein translates to MALLENQVKFSRTDSSNFFRTLNKRVNQYFKENNVARSGNWKLHLKTVVMFLLYLAPYFLIMLIDMPGWLQLILAVVMGVGMAGVGMNVMHDANHGSYSSKKWVNKLMGGSIYILAGNVYNWQVQHNVLHHTYTNIHGHDEDMETGSIMRFSEHHNWKWFHRFQHIYSIFLYGLLTINWVLTADFKQTKRYLDRKLSYGKLPSPLKQWSTLILFKVVYAIVWLVIPILFFNIVWWKILIGFFVMHYTAGLILSVVFQLAHVVEDAEMPVPDEAGNMKNTWAIHQLFTTVNFSTKNRIVNWFTGGLNHQVEHHIFPNISHIHYTKISQIVKSTAIEFNLPYNEYKTTRKAVIAHFQHLKQLGANPALSI, encoded by the coding sequence ATTGCTCTCTTGGAAAATCAAGTCAAATTCTCACGCACGGATTCCTCTAATTTTTTCAGGACTCTGAACAAGCGTGTAAATCAATATTTTAAAGAAAATAATGTTGCCCGGTCCGGTAACTGGAAATTGCATCTGAAAACAGTTGTGATGTTCCTGCTTTACCTGGCGCCCTACTTCCTGATCATGCTGATCGATATGCCCGGCTGGCTGCAGCTTATTCTAGCTGTTGTTATGGGTGTTGGTATGGCCGGAGTGGGTATGAATGTGATGCACGACGCTAATCACGGTTCTTATTCGTCCAAGAAATGGGTGAACAAACTAATGGGAGGAAGTATCTATATCCTTGCCGGTAATGTTTACAATTGGCAAGTACAGCATAATGTACTCCACCATACGTATACCAACATTCACGGACACGATGAGGATATGGAAACTGGGTCCATCATGCGATTTTCAGAACATCACAATTGGAAATGGTTTCACCGATTTCAGCATATTTACAGCATATTCCTCTATGGACTGCTGACCATCAATTGGGTGCTGACAGCGGACTTCAAACAAACCAAAAGATATTTGGACCGTAAATTGTCCTACGGGAAGCTTCCTTCACCTCTCAAGCAATGGAGTACCCTCATATTGTTCAAAGTGGTCTATGCCATCGTCTGGTTGGTGATCCCGATCTTGTTTTTCAATATTGTTTGGTGGAAGATACTGATCGGATTCTTTGTGATGCACTACACAGCCGGACTTATTTTGAGTGTAGTATTCCAACTAGCTCATGTAGTGGAAGACGCCGAGATGCCTGTACCGGACGAAGCTGGAAATATGAAGAATACCTGGGCCATTCACCAGTTATTTACCACTGTCAATTTCTCCACTAAAAACCGGATCGTCAATTGGTTCACAGGTGGGCTTAACCACCAGGTAGAACATCACATCTTTCCCAACATCAGTCATATTCACTACACCAAGATCTCTCAGATCGTGAAGTCTACAGCCATCGAATTCAATCTACCTTATAACGAATATAAAACCACACGAAAAGCAGTGATCGCCCACTTCCAGCATTTGAAGCAGTTAGGCGCTAATCCCGCTTTGAGTATCTGA